One window from the genome of Molothrus ater isolate BHLD 08-10-18 breed brown headed cowbird chromosome 5, BPBGC_Mater_1.1, whole genome shotgun sequence encodes:
- the RIC8B gene encoding synembryn-B, producing the protein MERGAEPGPELGAVLEAVEGRGGGGAEAVERVLAWYNEENRATFRFDPADEDKRRKLCEGILNILEKDTKTSCQVACLEALRILSRDKKVLVPVTTKRNMQILMKLAKLDTVEDPLERVSEFPVIVEALKCLCNIVFNSSVAQKLSLELNLAAMLCNLLQKCKDRQLVDDIKCFDLRLLFLLSLLHTDIRAQLRQELQGVQVLTQALESSLSVRWTGEYKAAEDRDRLPLSLQETDCAIEALKALFNVTLDSWNVHSKNESHQFRYMAAILRHCLLTTGPTEEKTEELHSNAINLLSNVPVSCLDVLINPSSQEETDIKYNGMNMGAIQILLDFMEKRIDKGSSYREGLTPVLSLLTECCRTHRNIRKFIKAQVLPPLRDVSNRPEVGTTVRNKLVRLMTHVDLGVKQIAAEFLFVLCKERVDSLLKYTGYGNAAGLLAARGLLAGGRGDHWYSDDEDTDTEEYKSAKPNINLITGHLEEPMPNPMDEMTEEQKEYEAMKLVNMFDKLSRDELIKPMGVRPDGTMAPLEEAVSQYHTSKQESSDSD; encoded by the exons AATCGGGCCACTTTCAGGTTTGACCCTGCAGATGAAGACAAAAGAAGG AAACTGTGTGAAGGAATTCTAAACATCCTTGAAAAAGACACAAAAACTTCATGTCAAGTTGCCTGCCTGGAGGCCCTCCGGATTCTCTCCCGGGACAAGAAGGTTTTAGTGCCTGTTACCACAAAGAGGAACATGCAGATCCTTATGAAGCTAGCAAAGCTGGACACTGTGGAAGATCCACTGGAGAGAGTATCTGAATTTCCTGTGATAGTAGAAGCCTTAAAATGCCTCTGTAACATAGTTTTTAATAGTTCAGTTGCACAGAAGCTCAGTTTGGAACTGAATCTTGCAGCAATGCTCTGCAATCTTCTGCAGAAATGTAAGGACCGGCAGCTTGTTGATGACATTAAATGCTTTGATTTGCGTCTCCTCTTCCTCTTGTCCCTTCTGCACACAGATATTAGAGCACAGTTGCGTCAGGAGCTACAAGGGGTGCAGGTTTTGACTCAGGCTTTGGAGAGTTCCCTGAGTGTAAGATGGACAGGAGAATATAAGGCAGCAGAAGATCGTGACAGGCTTCCTCTATCTTTGCAAGAGACAGATTGTGCCATTGAGGCACTAAAGGCTCTATTTAATGTAACACTTGACAGCTGGAATGTCCACAGCAAG aatGAATCTCATCAATTTCGTTACATGGCTGCCATCCTTCGACACTGCTTATTAACCACAGGCCCTACTGaagaaaaaactgaagagtTGCACAG CAATGCAATCAACCTCTTAAGCAATGTTCCTGTTTCTTGCTTGGATGTTCTTATTAATCCATCGTCCCAAGAGGAAACAGATATAAAATACAATGGTATGAATATGGGAGCTATTCAGATTTTACTGGATTTCATGGAGAAGAGAATAGACAAG GGAAGCAGCTACAGAGAAGGTCTGACTCCAGTTCTTAGTTTATTAACTGAATGCTGCCGAACTCACAGGAATATCAGGAAGTTTATCAAAGCTCAG GTACTGCCCCCATTAAGAGATGTCTCAAACCGTCCTGAAGTTGGCACAACAGTGAGGAACAAACTTGTCCGCCTTATGACACATGTTGACCTTGGAGTAAAGCAAATTgcagcagaatttctttttgttctttgtaaAGAGAGAg TTGATAGCTTGTTGAAATACACAGGCTATGGTAACGCAGCAGGAttgctggcagccaggggcCTGCtagcaggaggaagaggagatcATTGGTACTCAGATGATGAGGATACAGACACAGAAGAATACAAATCTGCAAAGCCAAA CATTAACCTTATCACTGGTCACTTAGAAGAGCCAATGCCCAATCCAATGGATGAAATGacagaagaacaaaaagaatATGAAGCTATGAAGCTTGTCAACATGTTTGATAAACTTTCTAG AGATGAGCTCATAAAGCCAATGGGAGTGCGGCCGGATGGGACAATGGCTCCTTTGGAGGAAGCAGTCAGTCAGTACCATACCAGCAAGCAAGAGAGCTCAGATTCAGACTAA